The genomic stretch CGCGGCGTGCAGACCGTGCCGGTGCTGACCGATATCTCGCTGGAGATCGGCGAAGGCGATTTCGTCGCGCTGATGGGCCCCTCGGGCTCGGGCAAGAGCACGCTGCTGAACCTGATTGCCGGCATCGACCGGCCCGACCGCGGCACGCTGCGCGTTGCCGGGCTGGACATCACGCAGCTGCCGGAAGCGGCGCTGGCCGACTGGCGCGCCGCCAATGTCGGCTTCATCTTCCAGTTCTACAACCTGATGCCGGTGCTGACCGCGTTCGAAAACGTCGAACTGCCGTTGATGCTGACGCGCCTGCCGCGCGCGGAGCGGCGCGCGCGCGTGGAGCTGGTGCTGGACATGGTCAACCTGGCCGACCGCATGAGCCACTATCCGTCGGAGCTGTCGGGCGGCCAGCAGCAGCGCGTGGCGATCGCGCGCGCGCTGATCACCGACCCCGCGCTGATCGTCGCCGACGAGCCCACCGGCGACCTCGACCGCACCTCGGCGGCCGAGATCCTGGCGATGATGCAGCGGCTCAATGCCGATGCCGGCAAGACCATCATCATGGTCACGCACGACGCGCACGCGGCCGCCGCGGCCGGCTCGCTGGTGCACCTGGAAAAGGGGGAGCTGATCCGTGGCGAGTCGGCGTAGCCTCCATCCACCATGTACGCGCTCAAGCTGATCTCCCGCAATGCGCTGCGGCACAAGCTGCGCACCACGCTGACGGTGTTCGGGCTGGTGATCGCGGTGCTGGCGTTCGGGCTGCTGCAGACCGTGATCGATGCCTGGTATGCCGGCGCCTCGGCCGCGTCCAGCGCACGGCTGGTCACGCGCAATGCGATCTCGCTGGTGTTTCCGCTGCCGCTCAGCTACGAAAGCCGCATCAAGGGCATCGACGGCGTGACCATGGTGGCGCGCTCCAACTGGTTCGGCGGCGTCTATCGCGATCCGAAGAACTTCTTCGCGCAGTTCGCGGTCTCCGACAACTACCTCGACCTCTACCCCGAGTTCATCGTGCCGGACGCGCAGCGCGCCGACTACCAGCGCGACCGCAAGGGCGCACTGGTGGGACGGCAGCTCGCCGACCAGTTCGGCTTCAAGGTCGGCGACGTGATCCCGATCAAGGGCACCATCTACCCCGGCACCTGGGAATTCGTGGTGCGCGGCATCATGGACGGGCGCGACGAGAGCACCATCACGCGCCAGATGGTGTTCCACTGGGAATACCTGAACGAGACCGTGCGCAAGCGCACCCCGCGCCAGGCGGACCAGGTCGGCGTCTATATATTGGGCGTCG from Cupriavidus nantongensis encodes the following:
- a CDS encoding ABC transporter ATP-binding protein, with the protein product MSEGRMSEGRIGAAPLVQIDHVAKSYRRGVQTVPVLTDISLEIGEGDFVALMGPSGSGKSTLLNLIAGIDRPDRGTLRVAGLDITQLPEAALADWRAANVGFIFQFYNLMPVLTAFENVELPLMLTRLPRAERRARVELVLDMVNLADRMSHYPSELSGGQQQRVAIARALITDPALIVADEPTGDLDRTSAAEILAMMQRLNADAGKTIIMVTHDAHAAAAAGSLVHLEKGELIRGESA
- a CDS encoding ABC transporter permease, giving the protein MYALKLISRNALRHKLRTTLTVFGLVIAVLAFGLLQTVIDAWYAGASAASSARLVTRNAISLVFPLPLSYESRIKGIDGVTMVARSNWFGGVYRDPKNFFAQFAVSDNYLDLYPEFIVPDAQRADYQRDRKGALVGRQLADQFGFKVGDVIPIKGTIYPGTWEFVVRGIMDGRDESTITRQMVFHWEYLNETVRKRTPRQADQVGVYILGVGNPDNTAAISRQVDGVFRNSLAETLTETEQAFQLGFVAMSNQIIAAIRVVSYVVIVIIMAVMANAMAMSARERTVEYATLKALGFGPGFLALLVFGESLALCVAGGALGMLATPPVATAFKQAVGGVFPVFTVSPQTMQLQAACALAVGIFAGIVPAVQAARVRIVEGLRAIG